Within Deltaproteobacteria bacterium, the genomic segment ACATCGGGAGATCAAACAGGAAAACCTGATTATGATGGATCAAAAAGTCCTGGTCATTGAAGATGAGGAAAAAATTTCCGGGATCGTCAAAGCCTATCTGGAACGGGAAGGTTTTACTGTGACCCTGGCCGATAACGGGGAGAAGGCCCTTCAACTGGTCAAAAGGGCCTATGACCTGATCATTCTGGATTTAATGCTTCCGGATATGGAAGGGGAAACCTTGTGTGCCCGGATAAGGGAATATTCCGATGTGCCGATCATCATGCTCACGGCTAAAAGCTCGGAAGATGAACGGGTGAGGGGTCTGGGTCTGGGGGCCGACGATTATGTGATTAAACCCTTCAGCCCGAGGGAACTGGTGGCCCGGGTGAAGGCCCATTTGAGGCGGTCCCAGAAAAAAGAAAACCGGGTTTTGTCTTTTAATCGGGGTCTTCTCAAAATAGATACTCTGGCTATGGAAGTTCGAAAAGGAGACCGGTCCATACCCTTTACGGCCACCGAATTTAAAATCCTGCTTTATCTGGCCCAAAAAGACCAGGTGGTGATCAACAGGACTCAGATCGTAAACAAGGTCCTGGGATATGCGTTCGAGGGATACGATAGGGTCATTGACGCCCACATAAAAAATATCAGGCATAAAATCGAGGAAAATCCCCAGAGCCCTTTCTTTATCAAGACCGTTTACGGGGCCGGATATAAATTTATCGGCCGGCCGGATGATCAAGGGGCCTGATGAAAAACAAACTCTTCAGGGCCTTTCTGGTCGTCATTCTGACCGCCCTGTTATCCAGCTTTGTTTTTCAATGGCTTATTATTAAAGACTTTGACAATTATGCCGCCGGAGTAAAAGAAGAGGAGTTTCGCTGGATCCGAGCTTCCCTGGAGAGCAGTTTTCTGGACGGTCAATGGGACAAACGGGCCTTATCGGAATCCATTCATTGGGCCATGATGTTGGGACTGGATATGAAGGTCCTTAATGTTCAAGGTCAGAAAATGTTGACCTCCCAGGAAGCCCTGGATGCCCTCTCGGAAAGCATGAAGCACCAAATGGCCGACCTCTTCCTTCTTCCTCTCACCGGCGGGCCATACGATCAATATCCACTCTATTCGCATCGCCAAAGGATCGGGACTCTTTTATTCCGCCCCCTTCTCAAGAAAGAATTAAAAGAAAAGGAGACCATATTTAAAAACCGGGCCAATAATTTTCTGTATGTGTCTTTGTTGATCACCGGTTTAGGGGCTTTGCTTCTGGCCCTGATCTTCAGCCGGTATCTCTCCAGGCCTTTGACCAACTTAAATAAGGCGGCCCAAAAAATTGCTGCCGGAGAGTTTGATGTTCGCATTCCTTTAAAAGCCGCTGTAAGACCTCAAAAAGTTATGCGAAAAAAAAATGAAAAAAGCCCGGAACCTGATGAGATAGCCAGGCTTTCAAAAACCTTTAATTTCATGGCCGCTTCCCTGCAAAAGGAAGAGGAACTGAGGAAGCACCTTTTATCCAATATCCATCATGAATTGAGGACCCCGTTGACGATCATGAAAACCCATATTGAGGCCATGATGGACGGGGTTTTAACCGATCAGGAAAAGGGATTGGAGGTCATCAGAAGCGAGACGGAAAAATTAATCAGACTGGTTAAAGGGATTGAGGATATTACCCTGGCCGAAGCGAGTTTTTTCAAAAAGGTCAAAGGAACGGAAATTAATCTTAAAGAGTTTATTTCCGGGCTGATAAACGGGCTGGTGGCCATGGCTCAGGGAAGGGGACTCTCCATAGGAGTGGTTAATGATGCGGACCTGATTGTCAATACCGATGTGGAGAAGCTGGAAATCGTTTTACAGAATATCCTCTCTAACGCCCTGAAGTTTACCGAGCGAGGGGGGATCGGGATAGATTTCGGAAAGAAAGGGAAATCCTTTTTTATTGCAATCAAAGATTCGGGCAAAGGGATCCCTCCGGATAAAATGCTATTGATCTTTAACCGCTTTTATCAAATACAGCCCTCCGACCCTTTGGGGTTGGGAATGGGGTTGGCCATCGCAAAAGAATTGGTCAACGCCCTGGGGGGAACCATCGAAGTGGAAAGCCGGGAAGGCCAAGGAACAACCTTCACAATAATTCTTCCGGCCACCATGGAATGATGTATAGACTGACCTTTTCCCCGCGGAGGTGAACTATGACCGTAATCGATCCGGTCTGCGGCATGAGCATCGAGGAGAAGGAGGCCGCTGCCACAACCGTTTATGGCGGCAGGACATATTTCTTTTGCTCCCCCTCGTGCCGGACGGACTTCGACAAGGACCCTGAATCTTTTCTTGGTGTCAAAGCAGCACCCGTTTCTGAGCCCCCGCACCATACCGGTGGCCGGCTTTACACCTGCCCCATGCACCCGGAAGTCGTCCGGGATGGGCCGGGCACCTGCCCCATTTGCGGCATGGCCCTGGAGCCGCGAACGGCCTTTACCGAAGAAGAAAACCCTGAATTGATCGACATGACCCGCCGCTTCCGGGTCAGCCTGGTCCTTACTATCCCATTGTTCGTCCTGACCATGTCCCACTACTTTACCGATGTCCTGATGAGGGCCATCCCTCCGGTGGCTTCAGCCTGGATCGAACTGGCCCTGACCACCCCGGTGGTGCTTTGGGGTGGCTGGCCTTTCTTTGTCCGGGGCTGGCAGTCCATAGTTAATCGCAGCCCCAATATGTTTACGCTCATCGGCCTCGGCACGGGTGTGGCTTATGGCTACAGTGTCATAGCGGTTCTCTTTCCCGGGGTCTTTCCCTCTTCCTTTCGTGGGGAAGGTGGAAGGGTGGGTCTTTACTTCGAGGCCGCGGCCGTCATCGAGACCCTGGTGCTGTTGGGTCAGGTGCTTGAGTTGAGGGCCCGGAGCAGGACCGGGGCGGCCATCAAGGTTCTTCTGGGTCTTGCCCCGAAGACAGCACGGCGAATCGAGGAGGGGAAGGAGGAGGATATTCCCCTCGACCGGGTGGCCGTTGGCGATCTTCTCCGGGTCCGCCCCGGCGAGAAAATCCCGGTGGATGGGATAGTCGTTGAAGGGTTCAGCGCAGTAGACGAATCCATGGTCACCGGAGAGCCGGTTCCGGTCCGGAAAGAAAAAGGCGACCGGGTAATCGGGGCTACGGTGAACGTCACGGGCGGCTTTATTATGCAAGCAGAGAAGGTGGGGGCGGAAACGCTTCTGTCCCGGATCGTCCAAATGGTGGCCGAGGCCCAGAGGAGCCGGGCTCCCATCCAGAAGATGGCCGATGCCGTGGCAGGTTACTTTGTTCAGGCAGTAGTAGGGATTGCCTTCCTCACTTTCGTCATCTGGGCCTGGATAGGGCCTGAGCCCCGTATGGCCCTGGCCCTGATCAATGCGGTGGCCGTTTTGATCATCGCCTGTCCCTGTGCCCTGGGACTGGCCACCCCCATGTCGATTATGGTGGCCATGGGAAAAGGGGCCATGACTGGAGTGCTCTTTAAGAACGCCGAAGCCATTGAGGTCATGAAGAAAGTAGACACCCTGGTGGTGGACAAGACCGGGACGCTCACCATCGGCAAGCCAAAGCTGGTTGAGGTGGCGGCCGCCCGAGGGTTTGAAGAGAAGGAGATTCTCCGTTTGGCAGCGAGCCTCGAACGGGGCAGCGAACATCCCCTGGGAGCCGCGATCGTGAGCGGCGCCGGGGAAAGGGGTGTAAGCCCGGGAACTGTAGAGACCTTTCAGTCCGTCACGGGAAAGGGGGTGATCGGCAGGGTCGACGGGAAAGAGGTGCGTCTCGGCAACCGCTTGTTTCTCGATGAACTGGGAATTGAAAGCCAGGCCCTTTCAGACCAGGCGGAGGATATGCGCGGGCAGGGCGAAACCGTCATGTTCATCGCAATTGATGGGAGAATCGCCGGCCTGCTGGGTGTCGCCGATCCGATCAAAGAAACAACGCCCGAGGCTATCCGCCTGCTCCAGGGCGATGGGTTGCGCATCGTGATGGTTACGGGAGACAGCCGGACGACAGCCGAGGCGGTGTCGAAAAAACTCGGTCTGGACGAGGTTGTCGCGGAAGTCCTGCCTGACCAAAAGGCCGTCATTGTCAAACAGCTTCAGGCCCGGGGCAGGATCGTAGCCATGGCCGGGGACGGCATCAACGATGCTCCTGCACTGGCGCAAGCCCATGTGGGTGTTGCCATGGGCACCGGCACCGATGTGGCCATAGAAAGTGCCGGCGTTACCCTGGTGAAAGGCGACCTCCGGGGGATAGCCCGGGCCAGGGCCCTCAGCCGCGCCACCATGCGGAACATCAAGGAAAACCTCTTTTTCGCCCTGATTTATAACGCCCTGGGCGTACCCATCGCCGCCGGTATTCTTTATCCATTCACGGGGATTCCCTTGCGCCCCGTCTTTGCGGCCGCGGCAATGAGCTTCAGTTCCGTTTCGGTCGTCGGCAATGCCCTGAGATTAAAACGAACAAAGCTTTAAGACAGAGTCTGATAGGGGCCTGTTTGATGGCCTATCATTGTAAAAATGATGCGGGTTAAAGGAGAATGAAATTGCTGAGACATTCCGAAATCAGGCAGATCGATGACTATGAGAAACTGGTCGGGCCGGAGGCCATTGAACGGATCAGGAAAAAGGCCAGCACCCTCCGGCATCTCCATGTGGCCAATATCAATTCTACCTATTACGGAGGGGGTGTGGCGGAACTCCTGAGATCACTTACCCTCCTGATGAACAGTATCGGCATCAGGGCGGGATGGAGGGTCATTCAAGGCGCCCCGGATTTTTTCACCATCACCAAAAAGATGCACAATGCCCTTCAGGGAGCGGAGATCAACCTCAGCGCTCGCAAGATGGACATCTATGAAGAGGTCATTTACGAAAATTCCATACGGAACCATCTGGAGCGCCACAATATGGTCGTTATCCATGATCCGCAGCCCCTTCCCATGATCAATCACTACAAGAAAAACGGACCCTGGATCTGGAGATGTCATGTAGACCTCTCCAATCCCAATAAGAAGTTGTGGAATTATCTCCTCCCTTTCATTAACCGATACGATGCTGTAATTTTCAGCATTGAAGAGTATAGAAAAAAGCTCAGAACGCCGCAGCTTTTTTTTATGCCGGCCATTGATCCCTTTTCCATTTTGAACAGGGAGATGGGCGGGGAAGAGATCAAAGAACGCCTCGATCATTATAATATTCCAACCGACCTGCCTCTCATCGTGCAAATTTCCCGTTTCGATCGCTGGAAAGATCCCCAGGGGGTGATCAAGGTATTTAAAAGAGCCAGGAGGGAGGTGGAGGCCACGCTGGTTCTTCTGGGGAATGTGGCGACAGACGATCCCGAAGGAATGGAGGTTTACGAATCCCTTCTGAATTACCGCGAGGATCGGATTATCATTTTAAGCTGTCAGGACTCGGCGCTGGTAAATGCCCTTCAACGAAAAGCTTCTATTGTTCTCCAGAAGTCGATTCGGGAGGGCTTTGGTTTGACCGTGGCCGAGGCCATGTGGAAAGGGACACCGGTGATCGGAGGAAATACCGGTGGCATCCGATATCAGATCCAGGATGGTGTGAACGGTTTTCTTGTTTCAAACATTAAGGAGGCGGCCGAGAGAGTGGTTCATCTGGTCAAAGATAAAAAATTGCAGGAACGGATGGGCAAGAAAGGAAGGGAGATGGTCAGGAAAAATTTTCTTCTCACCCGTTACCTGGAGCAATATCTCGATCTGTTTAATTCTTTTGAAACCATCTATCGACTGAAAGGAAAAAGTTTTAGTTAAAATATTACAATGACTGTCAGGGAGCGCGTCAAAATAAGGTTTGTCTTTTTATAATATACAGGATTTGCCCTATGGATATAATTTATGGAGACTAATATATTGAATGCATGGAGACTGACCGGGAAATTTGGGCCTTGGAATTGGGGGCCAGGGCCTTAAAGGAAGGCGTTCGATTTAAAGTCTGGGCACCCAAGGCCTCCCGCCTCTCCCTGAAGGTCCCCGAAAAATACAAAGAAATCCCCATGGATCCCGAGGGCCGGGGATATTTTACCGCCTGGGCCGAGGAACTCGGGCCGGGGGCAAGGTATTATTATCTTCTTGACGGAATCCGGCCGCGTCCCGACCCGGTTTCCCGCTATCAACCCGGGGGGGTGGATGGGGCTTCTGAGGTCATCGATCCTTCGGCCTTTGAATGGCAGGACCTTTTATGGCCGGGCCTTCCTTTAGAGGAACTGCTTCTTTATGAGATACACACCGGCGTCTTTACCCCCGAGGGGACTTTTGAAGCGATCATTCCTCATCTGGATTATCTGAAGGATGAACTGGGGATAACCGCTATCGAGCTGATGCCGGTGGCCCAATTTCCCGGCCGCAGAAATTGGGGTTATGACGGGACTTACCTCTTTGCCCCGCAAAACAGCTATGGGGGACCATTCGGCTTAAAGGCCTTGATCAACGCCTGCCACCAAAAGGGATTGGGGGTGTTTTTGGATGTGGTTTACAACCACCTGTGGCCGGAAGGGAACAATCTTGGAGAATTCGTCCCTTACTTCACCGACCGGTATAAGACCCCCTGGGGGCAGGCTGTCAACCTGGACGGACCGGAAAGTGATCAGGTCCGCCGGTTTATCATCGATAATGCCCTTTATTGGGTGACCGAGTATCATCTGGACGGGCTGCGGATCGACGCCGTGCAGGGGATCTTTGATTTCAGCGCCCGGCATATCCTTGATGAGCTGAAAAAGGCTGTTCAACAACAGGCCGGGAAGTTGGGGCGACAGGTGGCTGTGATAGCCGAAAGCGATCTGAATGACGTGCGGATTATCAACTCCCCTCAAAGGGGAGGATACGGTCTGGATGCCCAATGGAATGATGATTTTCATCATTCTCTGCATGCCCTCCTGACCAGGGAACGGGACGGTTATTACAGGGACTTTGGGGATATCAGCCATCTGGCCAAGGCCGTCCGCCAGGGGTTTGTTTACAGCGGTCAGTTTTCTCCCTATCGCCGGCGGCGGCACGGCAGCCCATCGGGCCACCTTCCGCCGGCCAAGTTCGTCGTTTTTTCCCAGAATCATGATCAGGTGGGAAATCGGGTTGAAGGGGAGCGGCTCAGCGCCCTGGTATCCTTTGAAGCCTTAAAGCTGGCCGCCGGCCTCGTGCTGCTCTCGGCCAATATCCCCCTTTTGTTCATGGGAGAGGAATATGGCGAAAAGGCCCCCTTTTTCTATTTCATCAGCCTGTCGGATCCGGTGTTGAGCGCGGCCGTCCGCCAGGGGAGGGAAGAAGCCCTTCCCGCCTCTTTTGACCGTCAGGCAGCGGCCGATCCCCAGGACAGGACCTCTTTTCTCCGCTCCAAAATTCATCCTGAGCTGCGTCGCCAGGGAAATCATAAAACCCTGTTTGAATTTTATCAGACCCTCATCCGTCTTCGAAAAGAAACTCCGGCCTTATCCCATCTGAAGAAAAAGGGCCGGGGAATCAGGACCTGGCCGGAAAAGCAAACTTTAGTCATGTTCCGCCGCTATGAAGAGGAACAAACGGCCTGCTTTTTCAATTTCCATGAGAAGCCCCAAAGGATTCAAACCATCCTTGGGCCGGGGATCTGGGAAAAGACCCTGGATTCCTCTTCCAAGAAATGGCTGGGTCCTGGGAGTGTAAGTCCGGACCGTATTCAATCCAAGGGAATGAGGATCTTTCTGGAAATGAACGCCCAAAGCCTGGTCCTTTACCGCCATCCCGAATCCTGAAAGCTGGGAGTTGAAAACGATGCCCATGGAAAAAGAATCCCCCCGGTCCCTGAAAAGAACGGAGGAGATTTTTCAGGCTACGACCGAGGATTTTGCCTCTTCAAAACGGTTGCCCGTCTCGACCTACCGCCTTCAATTTAACCACCGTTTCACCTTTTCCCAGGCCAGGAAGATCGTTTCTTACCTCCAGGAGTTGGGCATCACCGATGTCTATGCCTCTCCCTGTTTTTTGGCCAGAAGGGGGAGCCTGCACGGCTACGATATCCTTGACCATAATCGGCTCAACCCGGAAATCGGCACCGAGGAGGAATATCAGGAATGGGTGACGGAATTAGAAAAATACGGAATGGGACAGATCCAGGATATTGTGCCCAATCACATGTGTATTACCGGAGATGAAAATAACTGGTGGCAGGATGTCCTGGAAAACGGTCCGGGATCCCTTTATGCCGATTTTTTCGATATCGATTGGAAGCCGGTGAAGGTTGATCTGAACAACAAAGTGCTTTTACCCTTCCTGGGAGACCAATACGGCCGGGTGCTCGACGCTCAGGAAATAGTCTTGATTATTAAAGCAGGTGCTTTCTTTATCTCTTACGGGGACCAGAAATTACCCTTGGGCCCCATATCCTATAGCCGGATATTGAAATTGGATCTTGAGGCCTTGAGCGATAAAATGGGAGAAGGCGATCCTGACCTCCAGGAACTGCTCAGTATCATCACTGCCCTCGATCATCTGCCTCCCCAAAGCGAAAAAGACCCGGAAAAGATCCTGGAAAGACGGCGGGAGAAAGAAATCATTAAAAAAAGGATTTCGGCCTTATATGACGGGAACAAGTCGATTCAAAATTTTATCGATCAAAATATCAATACCTATAACGGTCAAAAGGGGATTTCGACGAGTTTTGAACTCTTAGATGGATTGCTTAATGCCCAGGCCTATCGTTTCTCCCATTGGCGGGTGGCCACCGATGAGATCAATTACCGGCGGTTTTTTGATATTAATGAACTGGCCGGCCTGCGCGTGGAACGTCCCCAGGTTTTCCTGGAAACCCATAGGCTGATTTTTAAACTGGTTCGGGAAAAGAAAGTGACTGGTTTACGCGTGGATCATCCCGATGGCCTTTATAATCCCTCGGAATATTTTTACCGGCTGCAAAAAGCCTGTTTTATTCAAAAGGGCCTGCACAGGGCCGAGGAGAGGCTGACCGAGGCCGATCAGGCCTCAATAAGC encodes:
- a CDS encoding response regulator transcription factor, whose amino-acid sequence is MDQKVLVIEDEEKISGIVKAYLEREGFTVTLADNGEKALQLVKRAYDLIILDLMLPDMEGETLCARIREYSDVPIIMLTAKSSEDERVRGLGLGADDYVIKPFSPRELVARVKAHLRRSQKKENRVLSFNRGLLKIDTLAMEVRKGDRSIPFTATEFKILLYLAQKDQVVINRTQIVNKVLGYAFEGYDRVIDAHIKNIRHKIEENPQSPFFIKTVYGAGYKFIGRPDDQGA
- a CDS encoding HAMP domain-containing histidine kinase, whose protein sequence is MKNKLFRAFLVVILTALLSSFVFQWLIIKDFDNYAAGVKEEEFRWIRASLESSFLDGQWDKRALSESIHWAMMLGLDMKVLNVQGQKMLTSQEALDALSESMKHQMADLFLLPLTGGPYDQYPLYSHRQRIGTLLFRPLLKKELKEKETIFKNRANNFLYVSLLITGLGALLLALIFSRYLSRPLTNLNKAAQKIAAGEFDVRIPLKAAVRPQKVMRKKNEKSPEPDEIARLSKTFNFMAASLQKEEELRKHLLSNIHHELRTPLTIMKTHIEAMMDGVLTDQEKGLEVIRSETEKLIRLVKGIEDITLAEASFFKKVKGTEINLKEFISGLINGLVAMAQGRGLSIGVVNDADLIVNTDVEKLEIVLQNILSNALKFTERGGIGIDFGKKGKSFFIAIKDSGKGIPPDKMLLIFNRFYQIQPSDPLGLGMGLAIAKELVNALGGTIEVESREGQGTTFTIILPATME
- a CDS encoding heavy metal translocating P-type ATPase, whose amino-acid sequence is MTVIDPVCGMSIEEKEAAATTVYGGRTYFFCSPSCRTDFDKDPESFLGVKAAPVSEPPHHTGGRLYTCPMHPEVVRDGPGTCPICGMALEPRTAFTEEENPELIDMTRRFRVSLVLTIPLFVLTMSHYFTDVLMRAIPPVASAWIELALTTPVVLWGGWPFFVRGWQSIVNRSPNMFTLIGLGTGVAYGYSVIAVLFPGVFPSSFRGEGGRVGLYFEAAAVIETLVLLGQVLELRARSRTGAAIKVLLGLAPKTARRIEEGKEEDIPLDRVAVGDLLRVRPGEKIPVDGIVVEGFSAVDESMVTGEPVPVRKEKGDRVIGATVNVTGGFIMQAEKVGAETLLSRIVQMVAEAQRSRAPIQKMADAVAGYFVQAVVGIAFLTFVIWAWIGPEPRMALALINAVAVLIIACPCALGLATPMSIMVAMGKGAMTGVLFKNAEAIEVMKKVDTLVVDKTGTLTIGKPKLVEVAAARGFEEKEILRLAASLERGSEHPLGAAIVSGAGERGVSPGTVETFQSVTGKGVIGRVDGKEVRLGNRLFLDELGIESQALSDQAEDMRGQGETVMFIAIDGRIAGLLGVADPIKETTPEAIRLLQGDGLRIVMVTGDSRTTAEAVSKKLGLDEVVAEVLPDQKAVIVKQLQARGRIVAMAGDGINDAPALAQAHVGVAMGTGTDVAIESAGVTLVKGDLRGIARARALSRATMRNIKENLFFALIYNALGVPIAAGILYPFTGIPLRPVFAAAAMSFSSVSVVGNALRLKRTKL
- a CDS encoding glycosyltransferase, whose amino-acid sequence is MKLLRHSEIRQIDDYEKLVGPEAIERIRKKASTLRHLHVANINSTYYGGGVAELLRSLTLLMNSIGIRAGWRVIQGAPDFFTITKKMHNALQGAEINLSARKMDIYEEVIYENSIRNHLERHNMVVIHDPQPLPMINHYKKNGPWIWRCHVDLSNPNKKLWNYLLPFINRYDAVIFSIEEYRKKLRTPQLFFMPAIDPFSILNREMGGEEIKERLDHYNIPTDLPLIVQISRFDRWKDPQGVIKVFKRARREVEATLVLLGNVATDDPEGMEVYESLLNYREDRIIILSCQDSALVNALQRKASIVLQKSIREGFGLTVAEAMWKGTPVIGGNTGGIRYQIQDGVNGFLVSNIKEAAERVVHLVKDKKLQERMGKKGREMVRKNFLLTRYLEQYLDLFNSFETIYRLKGKSFS
- the treZ gene encoding malto-oligosyltrehalose trehalohydrolase, yielding METDREIWALELGARALKEGVRFKVWAPKASRLSLKVPEKYKEIPMDPEGRGYFTAWAEELGPGARYYYLLDGIRPRPDPVSRYQPGGVDGASEVIDPSAFEWQDLLWPGLPLEELLLYEIHTGVFTPEGTFEAIIPHLDYLKDELGITAIELMPVAQFPGRRNWGYDGTYLFAPQNSYGGPFGLKALINACHQKGLGVFLDVVYNHLWPEGNNLGEFVPYFTDRYKTPWGQAVNLDGPESDQVRRFIIDNALYWVTEYHLDGLRIDAVQGIFDFSARHILDELKKAVQQQAGKLGRQVAVIAESDLNDVRIINSPQRGGYGLDAQWNDDFHHSLHALLTRERDGYYRDFGDISHLAKAVRQGFVYSGQFSPYRRRRHGSPSGHLPPAKFVVFSQNHDQVGNRVEGERLSALVSFEALKLAAGLVLLSANIPLLFMGEEYGEKAPFFYFISLSDPVLSAAVRQGREEALPASFDRQAAADPQDRTSFLRSKIHPELRRQGNHKTLFEFYQTLIRLRKETPALSHLKKKGRGIRTWPEKQTLVMFRRYEEEQTACFFNFHEKPQRIQTILGPGIWEKTLDSSSKKWLGPGSVSPDRIQSKGMRIFLEMNAQSLVLYRHPES